From Solanum lycopersicum chromosome 8, SLM_r2.1, the proteins below share one genomic window:
- the LOC101244892 gene encoding small ribosomal subunit protein uS3x-like, whose protein sequence is MATPQISKKRKFVADGVFFAELNEVLTRELAENGYSGVEVRVTPVRTEIIIRATRTQNVLGEKGRRIRELTSVVQKRFNFKENTVELYAEKVNNRGLCAIAQAESLRYKLLGGLAVRRACYGVLRFVMESGAKGCEVIVSGKLRAQRAKSMKFKDGYMISSGQPVKEYIDAAVRHVLLRQGVLGIKVKIMLDWDPKGKQGPMTPLPDLVTIHPPKEEEEFVVPPPMIAAPAIEVLPVA, encoded by the exons ATGGCGACGCCTCAGATTAGTAAAAAACGAAAG TTTGTAGCGGATGGAGTTTTTTTTGCGGAGTTGAACGAAGTGCTTACAAGAGAGTTGGCGGAGAATGGTTACTCGGGAGTTGAAGTTAGGGTTACTCCCGTGCGAACTGAAATCATCATTAGGGCCACTCGTACTCAGAACGTTCTTg GTGAAAAAGGTAGGAGAATTAGGGAGCTGACTTCAGTTGTTCAGAAGCGTTTTAATTTCAAGGAAAACACTGTTGAGCTCTATGCAGAGAAAGTCAACAATAGGGGTCTCTGTGCCATTGCTCAGGCAGAGTCACTGCGATACAAATTACTTGGAGGACTTGCTGTCCGAAG GGCTTGCTATGGTGTTCTGCGATTTGTAATGGAGAGTGGAGCCAAGGGATGTGAG GTGATTGTTAGTGGAAAGCTCCGTGCTCAGCGTGCCAAGTCCATGAAGTTTAAGGATGGTTATATGATTTCTTCTGGACAACCTGTTAAAGAATACATTGATGCTGCTGTTAGGCATGTGCTACTTAGGCAG GGTGTGCTCGGTATCAAAGTCAAGATCATGCTTGACTGGGATCCTAAAGGTAAACAAGGGCCTATGACCCCATTGCCAGATTTGGTGACTATTCATCCACCCAAGGAGGAAGAAGAGTTTGTTGTTCCTCCTCCTATGATAGCTGCTCCCGCCATCGAGGTTCTTCCTGTGGCATAA